The window TTTTGACCACGCTGATTAAGCAGCGGAAGGAGTCGGTGGAGTCGTTCACCAAGGGTGGCAGGCCGGAGCTGGCGGAGAAGGAGCAAGTGGAGATCGGGATGATCGAAGGCTATCTGCCGCAGGCCGCAGGGGAAGATGTCATTCGCGGCGTGGTGCAGGGGGCGATTCACACGTTATCTGAAGGTGGAAGCAAGCCCGGGCCAAAGGAGATGGGTGCGGTGATGAAGGTTGTGCAGCAGAGAATTCTTGCCGATGGGTTACGCGCAGATGGCAAGCTGGTCAGCGAGATCGTGAAGGCCGAACTGGCGAAGTAGTTTGCTCGCCGTCGCCTCCTGCTTAGGCAGGGATTCGCAGATAGGTTTGGATCTCGTACTTTTTTGATGACAGATTTTTGATGGCAGAAAGAACTGATCTTTGGTCCTAGCGCGGAGCAAGAGAAACTGAGCGATAACGAAGAAAGCGTAGATTTCATAAGCAGGGACTTCTCGATGACGAGCCCTCCTGTCAAGCCGCACAAATCGGAAGACTCTCTACCGCTGCCCGCGGCAACAGCCGGGATGAATGTCGTTGTCGCCTGGTCGAGCTTTCTCTTCGTACTGCTGCAGAGTGTTTGTACGTTCTTTACTGCTCTTGACGGTCTTCGGGTTTTGATCGGAGTGGGTGCACTGACCAGCATCGTCGGGGCCGCAAAGTTCTGGGACAAGTTTCATACGGACTGGATTCGAGTGCCAATGGTGGGATTTGCGCTTGCCGGCGCGCTCTTGAATCTGATTGTCCTGGCGCACGTGCGCTATCTTCGCAACCGGCCTGCCTCGCAGTGGCGCCAGAAGCCGCTGACGCGTGGGAAGATTCGGAAAGAGCGAGTGCAACTTGTTCTGTCGCTTGCCACGCTGGTTCTTGTTGCGGTGGAAGAGATAACGCATCTGCGTACGTTTCATCACTTCTAGGTAAATGTAGATTTATCGTCTTGACCGGTCGAATGTGGCATCGGCGATCTCGATGTTCTTAACGATCTCTTCGGGTGAGGGCCAGCCCTCGAGGACTGAGTCTGACATGTAGGAAGGATGAGGCCGATAGCCTCGCGGCGTGCTCTTTGCTTCGATGGGGATGGTGGCAGGAGGGAGCCACTCCCGGATGCCGGATGTGCGAACGACCGGCAACGTGCGGCAGCGCAGGATGGCCGCGAGGTGCATGGGGCCTGAGTCATTGACGATGACATAGGAGCTTGCGCGGAAGGCGTCAACGAGCGGTTGATTGATGAGACGCTGAACGTCTGTCTCGGCGATTCCTGCAGGAAGTGAGTCTCCCGGCGCTGCGACGATCTGGACGCGGCAGATGCTGGAGAGCAGTTCGACCAATCTCGCCACATGCGGATATTGTTTTGAACGCCACTGCGCTCCAACATGCAGGGTGACCAGCGGCGAAGGTGGTTCGGGAAGCTTGTGTTCGTAAAAGCTCTGCACCTGTTGCCAGGGAACGGAGGCGATAGAGGCCCATGCGCGGTAGCGATTTCTTACCGGAAGCCAACTCTTCGCGTAGGGTATGTCCAACAGCGCGGAGCGGCGCGCGGCGAAGGCCAGCCAGCCCGTTGATTGGACGGAGGCTCTGGGAAAAAGCTTTCTCGCAGCGATGGTGTCCCTGATGTCGCCTCGTATGCTCGCTACGTGTGTCGCCGATGTCGAGAGCACTGGCAACGAGCCCGAATCCCAGCGCCCCTTTCGGCTGCGATCAACATAGCTCAGGTCAGCAGCAATCAGCTCGGGAGCCGTACCTCCCTCCGTCACTGCGCGGATGAGATCGTGCCAGCGCGAGTTGCAGGCCAGCACGAGCCGAGCGGGGTCTTGCAGTGCGATCGCCGTAGCGATGAGAGCGTCTCCCATGCTCCATGGCTCAAATAAAATCAGCTTCCTGGCGTCGGTCACACGGGATCGCTCCAAGCGATGAACAGTCTCTATGGTTATAAACAATTCTCTGAGTCGGGAAGCGGAGAATTGTTTACCAGCCGCCTAGCGCGAGGGCCGCGACCAGTTGAACTCCGTTCCAGCCATGATGGTGCGGCCCTGCAATGGTACGTCTGGAATCTCCTGGTAGCCCGTGTTGCTGAGATTCAGCAGACGCAGATAAGGTCGCACATGTCCCGTGTTGCGGGAGAGCGCGATGTCCCACAGTGGGTAGGCGGTGTGCTGGGTGCGTTGAACGACGTTCACCTGGGTGCGTGCTGCGATCTGATGGAAGGTACCGCTCCAGGCAAATAATGCGTTTTGCGCTGCGTAGTTGTAGGCGTACTCGGAGATGAGGTTGGGTGGGGGCGAAGCCGCATGGGCGGCAGTGTAGCTGAACTGCAACTGCTGTGTGGTGGTCAGTCTGAGGCGGGCAGTTGCTTCGGCTCCAGTGATGTTGAGGTTCTGAATGTTGACGGCCTGGTAGGGCTCGGCGAAGGTGAGTGCGTCCGTGGCGAGAGCAAGTTTTGAGTAGTCGATGGTGTCTTTTTGCTGCAGGCGGAAGCCGGTCGCGGTGAGGGTCAAGCGGCCGTTCGTTGGTGACCAGTCAAGTCCAGCCTCATAGCTCCACGAAGACTCGGGTTTGAGGTTTGGATTGCCGATGGTCGTGGGGTCGGAGTAGTAGAGGTCGACGTAGGTAGGGAGCCGGAAGCCATGACCAGCGGCGGCTCGCAGTCGAGTCGTACGAGTGAGCGTATATGCAGCGGCGACAGAGGGTGAGAAGACCGAACCGTTGCTGCTGAGGATCTCTTCGCGAGCCCCGATGGAGAGGGAGAAGCGGCCAAGCGCACGGAGGCTGAGGTTGGCGTAGCCGGCGCCTTGGTTACGAGCATGATCGCCGAGCGAGTTCGAGTGGATGCTGTCGCCGTCGGCTTCGAGGCCGTAGGAGAGAGTGATGTTGGAGCCAAGCGCGTCGGCTCGGCGCAAAGCACCCTCGTAGCTGGTGGTGATGTGGTTGTTCTCGTAGATGTCGGGCTGGTCGACGAAGAGGACGTAGAGATCGGTGTGGCGTCGGTAGCCGAAGCTCGCCGCAGTCTGTTGGCCGAGCTGTTGCTGAATGCTGGCGAACCAGCCCTTGGTGCGCTCCCAGGATGGATACGGGCCGTAGAAGAGGTTGGCACCGTAGGGACGGTCGCTTGTGGCGAGGAGGATATCCGTGGTGCCGGGCTTGAGGCTGAGCCATGTCTCCGATGCCAGAGCGTTCGAGGAGTAGTTGCGATCTGCAATGAAGCCGTCGGAGGTGTCGCGGCTTCCGGTGAGCTGCTCGGCGACGGGGCCATCTATGTACGAGGCGCGGAGGTGCTGCTCGATGGAACCGTAGCTTCCGCCTCCGGCGCTCGCGATGATGTTGAGGCCCGGAGCAGGTGGCTGAGTGAGGAGGTTGACCGCGCCACCGATTGCATCAGAGCCGTAAAACGTGCTGCCGGAGCCGTGGAGGATGTCGATTCGTGTGACGGCGTCGAGGGGGACAGGGATGTC is drawn from Edaphobacter lichenicola and contains these coding sequences:
- a CDS encoding GatB/YqeY domain-containing protein; this translates as MTIGEKIQTDIVVAMKAKDEHRLTTLRMVKSALKNKEIDKREKLTDAEESQILTTLIKQRKESVESFTKGGRPELAEKEQVEIGMIEGYLPQAAGEDVIRGVVQGAIHTLSEGGSKPGPKEMGAVMKVVQQRILADGLRADGKLVSEIVKAELAK
- a CDS encoding glycosyltransferase family 9 protein; protein product: MTDARKLILFEPWSMGDALIATAIALQDPARLVLACNSRWHDLIRAVTEGGTAPELIAADLSYVDRSRKGRWDSGSLPVLSTSATHVASIRGDIRDTIAARKLFPRASVQSTGWLAFAARRSALLDIPYAKSWLPVRNRYRAWASIASVPWQQVQSFYEHKLPEPPSPLVTLHVGAQWRSKQYPHVARLVELLSSICRVQIVAAPGDSLPAGIAETDVQRLINQPLVDAFRASSYVIVNDSGPMHLAAILRCRTLPVVRTSGIREWLPPATIPIEAKSTPRGYRPHPSYMSDSVLEGWPSPEEIVKNIEIADATFDRSRR
- a CDS encoding TonB-dependent receptor plug domain-containing protein; translation: MKKYLLSLLCLTSAFAQQPMEPSGTTSKPTNASIDPVAQSISVTTTLEPLPLAESNRSVNLISPRDQPLVSNSVVDLLRQDPSLNLQARAANGVQADLSIRGTTFEQSLILLNGLRINDPETGHLNLDIPVPLDAVTRIDILHGSGSTFYGSDAIGGAVNLLTQPPAPGLNIIASAGGGSYGSIEQHLRASYIDGPVAEQLTGSRDTSDGFIADRNYSSNALASETWLSLKPGTTDILLATSDRPYGANLFYGPYPSWERTKGWFASIQQQLGQQTAASFGYRRHTDLYVLFVDQPDIYENNHITTSYEGALRRADALGSNITLSYGLEADGDSIHSNSLGDHARNQGAGYANLSLRALGRFSLSIGAREEILSSNGSVFSPSVAAAYTLTRTTRLRAAAGHGFRLPTYVDLYYSDPTTIGNPNLKPESSWSYEAGLDWSPTNGRLTLTATGFRLQQKDTIDYSKLALATDALTFAEPYQAVNIQNLNITGAEATARLRLTTTQQLQFSYTAAHAASPPPNLISEYAYNYAAQNALFAWSGTFHQIAARTQVNVVQRTQHTAYPLWDIALSRNTGHVRPYLRLLNLSNTGYQEIPDVPLQGRTIMAGTEFNWSRPSR